The proteins below come from a single Hyperolius riggenbachi isolate aHypRig1 chromosome 8, aHypRig1.pri, whole genome shotgun sequence genomic window:
- the LOC137527378 gene encoding olfactory receptor 6F1-like, with protein MIINQQFNQTVITSFVLLGFSLTEQSRFILFIILVIAYISTITANVFIIILIRAEPGLHKPMYFFIGGLSFLEIWYPSVTIPGLLQSLKTKDKYISFTNCLIQLYFHFALGAVEMFLLTAMSYDRYVAICNPLRYLTIMSPLICFVLMLAAWVGGFITVIGPVVKISFLSYCKENTIDHYYCDFAPIIHLSCSNPVEAENACLSAIIYVTVGSILLTLTSYIFITRTILKFPTALGRQKAFSTVVSHSFVVILFYGTILFMFVRKGGGDSLHFNKIVSIIPSVVTPFLNPIIYTLRNQEVKQAVVKIAGRIMAYQVEKTNKALFRNI; from the coding sequence ATGATAATAAACCAACAGTTCAATCAGACAGTTATAACTAGCTTTGTCCTTTTAGGCTTTTCCTTGACCGAGCAGTCCAGGTttattctttttattattttagtaATTGCTTACATCTCCACCATCACGGCAAATGTCTTCATCATTATCCTCATCAGAGCAGAGCCAGGTCTGCATAAACCCATGTACTTCTTCATTGGTGGGCTCTCGTTTCTTGAGATCTGGTATCCTTCTGTCACGATCCCTGGACTCCTGCAATCTCTTAAAACAAAGGACAAATACATATCTTTTACTAACTGTTTAATTCAGCTGTATTTCCATTTTGCCCTGGGTGCAGTAGAGATGTTTCTCCTGACAGCCATGTCCTATGATCGCTATGTTGCCATATGCAATCCACTGCGGTATTTAACTATTATgagcccccttatttgttttgtgCTCATGCTGGCAGCTTGGGTAGGGGGCTTCATTACAGTGATTGGTCCAGTGGTAAAGATAAGCTTCCTTTCATACTGTAAGGAAAATACAATAGATCACTATTACTGTGATTTTGCCCCGATCATCCACTTGTCCTGTTCCAATCCAGTGGAAGCTGAAAATGCCTGTTTATCGGCCATAATATATGTAACTGTTGGAAGTATTTTGTTGACATTAACATCTTATATATTTATCACACGAACAATACTCAAATTTCCCACTGCTTTAGGGAGACAAAAAGCATTTTCAACCGTTGTCTCCCATTCATTTGTCGTAATCCTCTTCTATGGGACAATATTATTCATGTTTGTTAGAAAAGGCGGTGGAGATTCTCTCCACTTTAACAAGATTGTCTCTATTATTCCATCTGTGGTGACTCCTTTTTTGAACCCTATTATATACACCTTAAGGAACCAAGAAGTGAAGCAGGCAGTGGTGAAAATAGCTGGAAGAATAATGGCTTACCAGGTGGAAAAGACTAATAAAGCTCTATTCAGAAATATCTag